In a single window of the Mesoplodon densirostris isolate mMesDen1 chromosome 18, mMesDen1 primary haplotype, whole genome shotgun sequence genome:
- the LOC132479195 gene encoding LOW QUALITY PROTEIN: uncharacterized protein SPEM3-like (The sequence of the model RefSeq protein was modified relative to this genomic sequence to represent the inferred CDS: inserted 1 base in 1 codon; substituted 1 base at 1 genomic stop codon), with amino-acid sequence MAEQTHYLAEACSGTTPGKCQDLRDSILLILVSIMLLNVWINVVTLLWMHLKRFLRAGFNRIFPKGNFLHRHPNHLESWIPETDDETASKCCWMPPQCGRARASTEAPRGLWKEGLVGAGEDPPFTALKSQATFNSRXERSSKLRRISKVDVVPLCLPQESKTKTPAQTFSYKHPSVHAPPQAQTCSTLHLPEHTTPQAQTPSPALTPEHSPAQVHGPEHTSAHTPAQAQAQAPSYASALFLGHTSLCTLTHAHLTYTHANTLAPPPTSAPATTPALAPTPAPVPISATTSVPALVMTLTTPPVPSTTHTPILDSILSTLSTFDQGLSSGHVVYYARSIKQNLFHVCPPQNSGYSRNDLGTLTRPQEGHGLVSSGTAEQTLKQCSGDSAKPSTGSIPGYVELGTMEWKIPNHAKDKFVQSKTFTHCSSHPCQSEKRNTDPQTPVCPKFLVYSKDAAPSQPCFHSPTSAQSSPCTMPPPCTLSLPLVXPRSFVLHQHSNHQKPSALIQTPTFPPTSKSPQSVLSPQGPIPPQLSTTSQTPNQPQPPELHESLGLNQCSVLQRTPGLTGDTGLLKNPGLAQDPGLHELRGLTEDPYLCKNPSLSQDSDLQKNPVITQDSWPQKSPCHAQDSAVNKSSVLCQESDLHKSPGLVQTARLHKGSSLTRDSGDYKNPGLSQASGVCRSQGLTQDSDLHKNPGLTQDAGIYRSSEHTHDPNFHEDSGINRDPGPHKGPALTQDSGLSKRRGLHNNSGLIPNPGLHKNPLGTDSVQVLGPRQTQKSFISETVPRKEDAGQHIPWTSVPPSHNSCSAKAQGALQ; translated from the exons ATGGCTGAGCAAACCCATTACCTAGCCGAGGCGTGCTCTGGCACCACACCCGGGAAATGCCAAGACCTAAGAGACTCAATTCTTCTGATCCTGGTCAGCATCATGTTGCTCAATGTGTGGATCAACGTGGTGACTCTG CTCTGGATGCATCTGAAGAGATTCTTGCGGGCAGGTTTCAACCGTATTTTCCCCAAAGGTAA CTTCCTGCACAGGCACCCAAACCACCTTGAATCCTGGATACCAGAAACAGATGATGAGACGGCTTCTAAGTGCTGCTGGATGCCGCCGCAGTGTGGACGGGCTCGGGCTTCCACGGAGGCTCCACGGGGACTGTGGAAGGAGGGGTTAGTGGGAGCTGGGGAGGACCCTCCGTTCACAGCCTTAAAGTCCCAAGCCACTTTTAACTCCAGGTGAGAGAGATCTTCCAAGCTCCGCAGGATAAGCAAGGTGGACGTGGTTCCACTCTGCCTGCCCCAAGAGAGCAAGACTAAGACCCCA GCCCAGACCTTCTCCTACAAGCACCCCTCTGTGCACGCCCCACCTCAGGCCCAGACTTGCTCCACACTCCACCTCCCTGAGCACACTACCCCCCAGGCCCAGACCCCCTCACCAGCCCTCACccctgagcacagccctgcccaggtcCATGGCCCGGAGCATACCTCAGCCCataccccagcccaggcccaagCCCAGGCCCCCTCATATGCCTCAGCCCTATTCCTGGGCCACACTTCTCTCTGCACCCTGACCCATGCTCATCTGACCTATACCCATGCCAACACTCTGGCCCCTCCCCCAACTTCTGCCCCTGCTACTACTCCTGCCCTAGCCCCTACACCAGCCCCTGTCCCGATCTCTGCCACAACCTCTGTCCCAGCACTGGTCATGACCCTGACGACCcctccagtcccttccaccacccATACCCCCATCCTAGATTCTATTCTCTCTACCTTGTCTACCTTCGACCAAGGCCTCTCCTCTGGCCATGTGGTCTACTATGCCCGCAGCATAAAGCAGAACTTATTCCATGTGTGTCCCCCTCAGAACTCTGGGTACTCCAGAAATGACTTGGGTACCCTAACCAGGCCCCAAGAGGGGCATGGTCTGGTGAGCTCTGGTACAGCTGAGCAAACACTGAAGCAATGTAGTGGGGACAGTGCCAAGCCCTCCACAGGGTCCATACCGGGTTACGTGGAGTTGGGGACTATGGAATGGAAGATCCCAAATCATGCCAAAGACAAATTTGTACAGTCCAAGACCTTCACTCACTGTAGCTCCCATCCTTGCCAGTCTGAGAAGAGAAACACGGATCCCCAGACTCCAGTCTGCCCCAAATTCCTGGTGTACTCCAAGGATGCTGCACCTTCTCAACCTTGCTTCCATTCTCCGACCAGTGCCCAGAGCTCACCATGCACCATGCCTCCACCATgcactctttctctgcctcttg tTCCCAGATCCTTTGTCCTTCATCAacacagcaaccaccagaagccctCCGCCTTAATACaaacccccacctttcccccaacCTCCAAGTCTCCTCAGTCTGTCCTCTCTCCCCAgggccccatccctccccagttATCCACTACTTCCCAAACCCCAAACCAGCCCCAACCCCCAGAACTTCATGAGAGTCTAGGTCTCAACCAATGCTCTGTCCTCCAAAGGACCCCAGGCCTTACCGGAGACACAGGCCTCCTCAAGAACCCAGGCCTTGCTCAAGATCCAGGCCTCCACGAACTTCGAGGCCTTACCGAAGACCCTTACCTCTGCAAAAATCCAAGCCTTTCCCAAGACTCTGACCTTCAGAAGAATCCAGTCATTACCCAAGATTCTTGGCCACAGAAGAGTCCATGCCATGCCCAAGACTCTGCAGTCAACAAGAGCTCAGTCCTTTGCCAGGAGTCTGATCTCCATAAGAGCCCAGGTCTTGTGCAAACCGCTCGTCTCCATAAGGGCTCAAGCCTTACCCGAGACTCCGGAGACTACAAGAATCCAGGCCTGTCCCAAGCTTCTGGAGTCTGCAGGAGCCAAGGCCTTACTCAAGATTCTGACCTCCATAAGAATCCTGGCCTTACCCAAGATGCTGGAATTTACAGGAGCTCAGAACATACCCATGACCCTAACTTCCATGAGGACTCAGGAATTAATCGAGATCCTGGCCCCCATAAGGGTCCAGCCCTTACTCAAGACTCTGGCTTATCCAAGAGACGAGGCCTCCATAACAACTCAGGCCTTATCCCAAACCCTGGCCTCCACAAGAACCCTCTAGGAACTGACTCTGTCCAAGTTTTGGGCCCACGTCAGACCCAAAAGTCATTTATATCTGAGACAGTTCCTCGAAAGGAGGATGCAGGGCAGCACATACCATGGACTTCTGTCCCACCCAGTCACAACTCCTGCTCTGCTAAGGCTCAGGGGGCCCTACAATGA